One Punica granatum isolate Tunisia-2019 chromosome 3, ASM765513v2, whole genome shotgun sequence genomic window carries:
- the LOC116198509 gene encoding ras-related protein RABE1a-like yields MAAPPARARADYDCLVKLLLIGDSGVGKSCLLLRFTDGSFTTSFITTIGIDFKIRNIELDGKRVKLQIWDTAGQERFRTITTAYYRGAMGILLVYDVTDESSFNNVRNWIRNIEQHASDNVNKILVGNKADMESKRVVPASRGQALADEYGIKFFETSAKTNQNIEEAFFSIAKDIKQRLANSDSKAQPTAIKINQPAKSGAGAVQAAQRSACCGS; encoded by the exons ATGGCAGCTCCGCCAGCCAGGGCTCGCGCCGATTATGATTGCCTCGTGAAGCTTCTGTTGATTGGGGATAGCG GTGTTGGAAAGAGTTGTCTTCTTCTACGCTTCACTGATGGTTCCTTCACCACTAGCTTCATCACCACCATCGG CATCGACTTCAAGATAAGGAACATTGAGCTCGATGGCAAGCGAGTCAAGCTTCAAATTTGGGATACGGCTGGTCAGGAGCGGTTTCGAACAATCACGACCG CATACTACCGTGGAGCCATGGGCATTTTGCTGGTTTACGATGTCACTGACGAATCATCCTTCAATA ATGTCAGGAACTGGATCCGTAACATTGAACAACATGCATCTGATAATGTCAACAAGATACTAGTCGGGAACAAAGCCGACATGGAGAGCAAAAGG GTCGTTCCAGCTTCCCGGGGTCAAGCACTTGCCGATGAATATGGAATCAAATTCTTCGAGact AGTGCAAAAACGAACCAGAACATCGAAGAGGCCTTTTTTTCGATAGCAAAGGACATAAAGCAAAGGCTCGCCAACTCCGATTCCAAGGCTCAG CCCACAGCGATTAAGATTAATCAACCGGCCAAGTCGGGTGCTGGAGCTGTTCAGGCTGCACAAAGATCTGCTTGCTGTGGCTCTTAA